Genomic DNA from Microbacterium neungamense:
CACGCTGTTGCCCCACACCGCGTGGGCGGCGGGAACGCCGCGGCGCTTGTCTGCGCCGTCCATGACGTCGTCGTGGTACAGCGAGCCGAGGTGGGTCAGCTCCAGCGCCTTGGCGATGTCGATCACGGGCGGGATGTTGCCCTCGCCGAGCTGGGCGGCGAGCAGCGTCAGGACGGGACGGATGCGCTTGCCGCCGGCCTCGTAGAGGTATCGGCTCGCGGCATCCGCGACCGCGTCGGCGACGCGCAGCTCGTCGGCGAGACCCGACTCGACGAGGTCGAGGCCCTCCTCGATCTCACGGGCGACGCGCCGGGCCGCAGGACCCAGGAAGACGCGGTCGCTGAAGCCGAGTCGGCTCGCCAGTCGCGTGCCCGGGGCTGCGGGGCTCGAAGTCACGCCTCCAGCCTACCCGCGCGGCGGAACCCGCCGCTCACCCCGCCGCGGCGGCATCGTCACATGACGCCGCCGGTGGTCGCGGGGATGCGCCGGCGTCGTCCGGATGAGGTGTCGGCGTCGCCAGGCCCGTGTGCCGGCGTGGTCGCGAGGACGCGAGTCGGCGTCGTCAGGCGAGCGCGTCGACGAGGGGGCGGAACTTCACCCGGGTCTCGAGCAGCTCCGCCTCGGGGTCGCTCCCGGCGACGATCCCGGCGCCCGCGTAGGCGGTCACCGGGAGGGTCTCGGGTCCCGCGCCAGCGGATGCCGCGGCATCGCCGAACTGCGCGCACCGCAGCGCGATCGCCCACTCCCCGTTGCCGGCCGCGTCCACCCAGCCGACCGGCCCCGCGTAGCGGCCGCGATCGAAGGGCTCCAGCCGCCGGATCGCGGCGAGCGCGGCATCCGTCGGCGTACCCGCCACCGCGGCGGTCGGATGCAGCGCGCCGACGAGATCGAGCGCGGAGGCGCCGTCGGACAGCTCGCCCTCCACGTCGGTGGCGAGGTGGAAGAGGTTGGGCAGCTTGAGGGTGAACGGCTGGTCGCTCGCGGCGAGCGCCCGTGTGTGCGGACGGAGCGCCGCGAGCACGCTTTGCACGGCGTACTCGTGCTCGTCGAGGTCCTTCACGCTGGAGGCGAGGGCGGCGGATGCCTCGGTGTCGCCATCGGCGTCGGCGCCGCGGGCGGCGGTGCCGGCGAGCACGCGCGCGGTGACGGTGCGGTCCTGCACGGTGACGAGGGTCTCCGGGCTGGCGCCGATGAGGCCGTCGACGGCGAAGGTCCACGTGTCGGGGTATCCGGTGGCGAGGGCGCGCACCAGGCGGCGCAGGTCGGCATCCGATGGCACGGTGCCGGTGAGGTCGCGGGCCAGGACCACCTTGCTGTACTCGCCCGCGGCGATCTCGACGAGCGCGCGGCGGACGGCATCCTGGTACCCCTGCGGCGTCAGCGCCCCGGGACCGACGCGGCCGGCCCAGTGCGGGCCGTACGGACGCGGGGCGGCGGGCGCCCCGGCATCCGTCGCCTCGTCCGCGGGGCGGATGCGGGTGAGCCAGGTGCGCCCGCGGTGCCGGCCGATGATCGTGGACGGGACGAGCAGGATGCTGTCGGCCGCCGAGTCCTCGTCGAAGGTGAGCGCGCCGAAGGCGACCAGTCCCGTGCCGGGGAGGCGCACCTCGTCGTCGATCTCGGCCGAGCCGGCGAGATCGCGCCACGCCTCGGCGAGGGCGCGCGAACGCGGGCGGTCGGTGCCGGCCGGGACGCGGATGGCGGCGGCGGTCCCGTTCGATGCGGACACGATGCCGTCGCCGCGACGCAGCCAGGCCAGCGGATGCCGCGGGGAGGTGTGCGCCAGCAGGTCCTCGACGGGGTCGATCTCGCGGGTCCGCGCGATCAGGCGGGGGCTGGTCACACCTCCAGCCTATCGAGGCGGAGGTCGGCGAGCCGGTCCAGCCAGTGGTCGCCGGTGGCGTCGTCGAAGGGCGGATGCTGCGCCCGCACCTCCCGTTCGAGCTGGAGCGCCAGCGCCTCCAGACGCCGAACGACATCGGCGGGATAGCCGTAGCGGACGCGGTGCTCCTCCCACTCGTCGCGGTCGTCGACCCAGGTGCCGCGGTCGCCGACCACCCGGACGACGTCGAGGTCCATGTCGATGCCAGTGGCGAGCACGGGGAGGTCGCGGTCCGTCGCTCCGGCGTCGGGGGCTACGGCGTCTGGGGCTCCGGCGGCATCCGTACCCTCCCAGCGGACGTCCCAGCCGATGTCGATGTAGATCCGGGTGCCGCGGGGATGGTCGCGGGTCACCGTGAGAGCGAAGTCGGCGCCCCCGGCATCCGGAGTCCGCGGGATGAGCGTGACGTTCGGGCCCTGCGCCGTGAACGTCGCACCGGGACGCGCGCTGCGCCAGCCGATCGGCTGCCCGACCCAGTCGCCCCAGTCGTCGGCGCCGAGGTACACGCACTCGCCGCGCCAGTGCGGCGAGCCGTCCCACTTGCGCCACTGGAAGACCATCGGGGTTCCGGGGGCGGGGCGCGCGTGGTTCACGGGGCGAGTCTACGGGGGCGACCGGAGGCGGGCCCCGCGTGGGCGGGCTTCGAGCAGGGGCGGGTGCGCGTTGCCGCGGACATGTGCGCCTGCCGCGGACGGATTCCGGATTCCGGGCCGCGGGAACTGCACATCTCCGCGCGAAGCGCACGGCCCGGGGCGTGCCGACCGGCACGGGTGCGGCGACGCGGCCCCGCCTAGACTCGGAGCATGACCTCCCGCGAGCCCAATCGCGCCGATCTCGGCAAGGATCCGTCCCGCGTCAGCGGCATGTTCGACCAGGTGGCGCCCGGGTACGACCGCACGAACACGGCGATGACGCTCGGCAACGACGCGTTGTGGCGTGCGGCGACCACGCGGGCCGTGGCGCCGCGCCGGGGCGAGCGCATCCTGGATCTCGCGGCGGGCACGGCATCCTCCTCCGCCTCCCTCGCCCGCAGCGGCGCCGAGGTGGTCGCCGCCGACTTCTCCCCCGGGATGCTGGCCGAGGGCCGCCGGCGGCACGGGCACCTCCCCAACCTGACGTTCGTCGAGGCGGATGCCATGAACCTGCCCTTCGCGGACGGCGAGTTCGACGCGGTCACGATGTCGTACGGGCTGCGCAACGTCCAGGATCCGAAGAAGGCGCTGCGGGAGCTGTACCGGGTCACCAAACCCGGCGGGCGGATGGTCATCAACGAGTTCTCCACGCCGCCGGGTGCGCTGTTCCGGGCGTTCTTCCGGTTCTACAACGGCCAGGTGCTGCCGCGGATCGCGCGCGTGGCCGGGACGAACGGCGAGGCGTACGACTACCTGAACGAGTCGATCCGGGACTGGCCCGACCAGCGCACCCTCGCCGCCTGGATCCGGGAGGCCGGCTGGATCGACGTCGCCTACCGCAACCTGAGCTTCGGGATCGTCGCCCTGCACCGCGCCCGCAAGCCCCGCTGACCGCCCCTCAGCGCCCCGCCCCTGAGCGCCCCGCCCCTGAGCGTCTATTTGTGCCGTTCTGCTGCTTCCGAGGCCGGGAAGCAGCAGAACGGCACAAACAGACGGGTGGAGACGCGGGGCCCGGGCCCCCGCGGGGCGGGGTCAGCTGGCGGCGAGGCGCTTCTTCTCGGCCTCGACGTCGAAGTCGGCGGCGGGCCACTGCGGGTCGATGTCCTCCAGCGCGGCGATGAGCAGCTCCTGCACCGCCAGGCGCGCGTACCACTTGTGATCGGCCGGCACGACATACCACGGCGCGGTCTCGGATGCCGTGCGATCGAACACCGTCTGATACGCGGCCATGTAGTCGTCCCACCGCATCCGCTCGTCCACGTCGCCCGGGTTGTACTTCCAGTGCTTGTCCGGGCGCTCGAGCCGCTCCATCAGCCGCGCCTTCTGCTCGTCGCGCGAGATGTGCAGCATGACCTTCACGATGCGGGTGCCGGATGCCGCGATGCGCTGCTCGAACTCGGCGATCGCACCGTAGCGGCGCTCGATCTCGGCGGCGTCCGCGAGCCCGCGCACCCGGACGATCAGGACGTCCTCGTAATGGGAGCGGTCGAACACGCCGATCATCCCCGGCTCGGGGAGGCGCTTCTCGACGCGCCAGAGGAAGTCGTGCGCGCGCTCGTCCTCGGTCGGCGCCTTGAACGCGGCCAGAGCGACGCCCTGCGGGTCGACGCCGCCCATCACGTGACGCAGGATGCCGCCCTTGCCGGCGGTGTCCATGGCCTGCAGCACGAGCAGCACGGCGTCGCGCGCCTCCCCGCCCCGGCTGGCCGCGTAGAGCCGCTCCTGCAGTTCGCTGAGGACGTCGCCGCGCAGAGCGAGGTCCTTCTTGCCCGCCGCCTTGCCGCGGTCGTAGCCGGGCGTCGCCGCGGGATCGACATCGTCCAGCCGGAAGCCGTCACCGACCCGGAGCAGCTCCCCGGTCGGCCATCGCTGCGTCGTCATGTGCCCATCATCCACGACGCGGCGGCAGCGCGCCTCCGCCGATTCGGATCGATGCGGGGACGGATGCTGGGACGGATGCGGCGGGCGGATGCGGCGATGTCCGAGACCCCCGTCACACTGGGGACATGGACATCGTTCTCGTCGTCATCGCCATCGTCGCCGCCGCGCTCGCCGGCGCGCTGGGCTTCGTGCTCGGCCGTCAGCGCGGGCAGGCCTCCGGCACGGCCGAGCAGGCCGAGCTGGTCGCGGCGCGCCTGCAGATCGACGGCCTCCGCCGGGACGTGGAGGCGGCGCGCGCCGAGACCTCGGGGCGCGTGGAGGAGGAGCGCCGCCTGGGCGCGCAGCGCGTGGCGGAGGCGCGGGAGCTCGCCGAGGCGGCGCTGGCCGAGGTCCGGCGGGATGCGGCGCAGCGGATGCAGGACGAGCGCGCCGCCCACGAGCGCCGCCTCGCCGAGGTCCGCGCCGAGGCGGAGAAGGACGTGCTTGAGGAGCGCCGGCGCGCCGAGCAGCGGATCGAGGAGCTGCGCGCGGACACCAAGCGGCTCGCGGACGAGTTCGAGGCGCTCAGCAAGCGGGCGCTGGATGCCAATGCGAAGACGTTCCTGGCGCAGGCGGAGGAGCGGCTCAAGCGCAGCCAGAGCGAGGGCGCCGCAGAGCTGCGGCGTCGGCAGGAGGCGGTGGAGAAGCTCATCGAGCCGATCCAGAAGACGCTCGACACCGTCAAGAGCGAGATGACCTCGGCCGAGAAGGCCCGCGCGGAGGCGAACGCCGCCCTCACCGAGCAGCTGCAGTTCATGCGGCAGTCTTCCGAGGCGCTCGGTTCGGAGACCCGCAACCTCGTGAACGCCCTCCGGGCCCCGCAGGTGCGCGGCCGATGGGGCGAGCTGCAGCTGCGCCGCGTGGTCGAGGCGGCCGGGATGCTGAACCACGTCGATTTCGCCGAGCAGGAGCACCACCGCACCGACGAGGGTGCGCTGCGCCCCGACCTCGTGATCCACCTCGCCGGCGACAAGCGCGTCGTGGTGGATTCGAAGGTCGCCTTCAACGGATACCTGGAGGCGATGGAGGCGACCGACGAGACCGTGCGGATGCAGCGGCTGCAGGCGCACGCCCGTCACCTGAAGAAGCACATCGATGACCTCGGCACCAAGGAGTACTGGGACGCCGTGGCCGGCTCGCCCGAGTTCGTCGTGATGTTCGTGCCGGCCGAGCCGTTCCTCACCGCGGCGCTCGACCAGGACGCCACCCTCTACGAGTACGCGTTCGAGCGCAATGTCGTGATCGCGACCCCGTCGACGCTGGTGGCGCTGCTGCGCACCGTCGGCCACGCCTGGCGGCAGGAGCAGCTGGCGCAGGAGGCGCACCAGATCTTCACGGTCGGCAAGGAACTGCACAAGCGGCTGGGGACGCTCGGTCAGCACCTGGCGACGCTCGGTAAGCGGCTGAACTCCACCGTGGAGGCGTACAACAGGTTCGCCGGCTCCCTCGACCGCAACGTCGTCACCCAGGCGCGCCGGTTCAGCGCCCTGCAGGGTCTGGAGGATGTGCTCACCGAGACCGACCCGATCGAGACGCTCGCGATCGCGCCGCAGAAGGCCGACCTCTACCTCACCGAAGGCCGGGAGAAGCTCACGGCGGAGACGGAGGGCCTCGCGACGGAGACCGAGTCCCTCGAGGCGCCGGTCCGGTACGCGAGCGCGGACATCAAGGAGATCACCGAGCGGCTGCGGTGACGACGGACCGACGCCCGGCTACCGGGGCAGCGGCACTTCGATGATCTGCGTGCCACCGGTCGGGGTCGTCAGGGCCTGGTCCAGGGCGGATCGCGTGGTCACCCGGACGTACTCCCAGCCGTACGCGGCGGCCAGCTCCTCCAGGCGGACGGTCTGCGGCGTGTAGAAGACCCGGTCCAGGTCCTCCGCGGCGGCGGATCCGGCGACCTCGAGCCCGTCGAAGATCGTGCCGCCGCCGTCGTTGCCGACGATCAGCTGCAGCCGGGGACGCGGTTCGTCGGCGGGCAGCATCAGGGCGCCCACGTCGTGCAGGAACGCGAGGTCGCCGAGCAGCACGCGGGTGACGCCCGGCGCTCCGCCGGCCTGGCTGGCGACGGCGATGCCGGTCGCCGTCGCGATCGTCCCGTCGATGCCGGCGAGCCCGCGGTTGGCGTGCACCGGCACCTTCTTCCCGCCGAGCACCTGGTCCGCCACCCGCACCAGGCGGGAGGAGCCGAACACCAGCCGGTCATGCGGCCAGGTCGCACGCCACACCGCATCCGCCACGAGCTCCCGGTCGAGAGGACGGCGCACCACGTCGAGTTCGGCGCGCACCGCGTCCAGGCGGGCCGCGCGGTCCTCGGAGGACAGCCCCTCCTGATCCGGTGCGGGCGGGCTGAGGTCGACGGATGCCGCGGCGGATGCGGCCATCCACGCTCCGAGCCACTCCCGGTCGGTCTCCCCCGGCGCGACCGTGACCGCCTGGACAGCCGTCGTGCGGCCGTTCAGGTTCAGTGCCTCCCCGCCCGAGCGGACGGCGACGACGTCCACGTCGCGCCGTGCGAGCAGGGCGGCGACCTCCCGGCTGAGCGTCGGATGCCCGAGCACCACCGCGCGCTCGATCCGTCCGCCGAGCTGCTCGTCGCGCAGCAGCATCCGATAGCCGTGCACGAGCAGCCGGCCGAACCGCGCGCCGCTGACGATCTCGGCGATCAGCGGCCAGCCGCCGGCGAAGGCGATCGCCTCGGCATCCGGCCCGGCATCCGCCCCCGCGATCACCACGGTCCGCGGGCCGCGCTCCAGCGTCGTGGGCGCCGGCTCCGGGCGCCGCGGCGCCTCACCGGACGCGACCGAGACCTCCACCGGGCCGGACAGCGGCTCCCGGCACGGGAGGTTCAGGTGCACGGGCCCCGCCACGCCCGCGATGCCCTGCCCCTCGTTCCCGACCGCGGCGGCCACCGCACGCGCCCCGAGCCCGCGCCACGAGCCGTCCCCCGGTACCGGCGCGTCATGCCCCCAGCGGACGAACGAGGCGAACAGGCCCGGCTGCACGGTCGCCTGGTTGGCGCCGACGCCGCGCAGCTCCGGGGGGCGGTCCGCGGTGAGCAGCAGCAGCGGGACGCCGGCGTGGAACGCCTCCATGGCGGCGGGGAGGAGGTTGCCGGCGGCGGTCCCCGAAGTGCACATGACGGCCACCGGAACCCGCGTCTCCCGGGCGATGCCCAGGGCGGTGAACCCGGCGACCCGTTCGTCGACGCGCACGTGCACGCGCAGCGCACCGGCACGGCTCAGCGCCGTCGCGGCGAGGGCGAGCGCCTGCGACCGGGATCCGGGCGCGATCACCACGTCCCGCACGCCGTGCGCCACGAGCTCGGCGAGGAGGGCGACGGCCTCCGCGCTCGCGGGGGAATCCGTCACGAGCGAGGGTCCGGGCCGTCGGACTCGTCCTCGAGGCGGGCGAGCTCCTCCTCCAGGCGCCGGATGCGCTCGTCCTGCTCCGTGCGGTTGAGGCCGCGGAGGAACTCCGGGTCGTCATCCGGCGCGATCAGCGGAGAGCCTCCGCCGTCCGCGCGCCGGCGACCGAGCGCGAACCACAGGATGCCGCCAAGCACCGGGATCAGCACCACGATGGCCACCCAGACGCCCTTCGAGACGCCGCGGTGCCGCGCCGCCGGCTGCACAGCGCAGTCGACGATGCTGAAGATCCAGAACGCGGCGGCCAGGAACCCGCCGACGATCAGCACTCGGGCCATGCTTCCAGTCTAGATCCGCGTGCGGGCGCGGGATCCGCGGGACCGCGCCCGGGTGTCCTTGTGGGCTCCTCTGGTCTCGCGTCCGAATGCGTGATCAGAACGGGATGCCGCGGGGCGGTATCGGATCGCACCTTTACGCTGAACGCATGCCGGAGTTCAGCGACTACGTCGTCTACGTCGACGAGAGTGGCGACCATGGCCTGGAGCAGATCAACCCGGACTACCCGGTGTTCGTACTCGCGTTCTGCATCTTCCATGTGCCGACATACGTCGGCCAGATCGTGCCGGAAGTACAACGTCTGAAGTTCAGGTACTTCGGCCACGACATGGTGATCCTTCATGAGATGGATATCCGCAAGGCCAGACCTCCTTTCCATATCCTCAGGGACCCAGGGGTTCGCGCCGCCTTCATGTCCGACCTCAACGCCCTGCTCACCCAGTCGCCGTTCATCGTGACGGCGAGTGTGATTCTGAAGGAGCCCTACAAAGCCAGGCGAGGTGTCGCGAACAACCCGTATCACGTCGCTCTCGAGTTCGGGCTTGAGCGCGTCTTCATGGAACTGCAGAGCCGCGGACAACGCGGAAGGGTGACGCGGGTGATCTTCGAGAGCCGTGGACGGAAAGAGGATGACGAGCTTGAGCTCGAATTCCGAAGGTTGATGGCTCGAACGCAGATGCAGGGCATGGCGCAGAGCCTCGACTTCCTCTGCGTGAGCAAGCAATCGAACAGCTCCGGCTTGCAAGTGGCGGATATGGTCGCGCGCCCGGTCGGGCTCCATGTCCTTCGACCGGATCAGCCCAACCGTGCGTGGGACATCATCGAACCGAAGCTGCGTCGATCAGCGTCCGGAAGCATCAACGGGTACGGACTGAAGATCCACTCATAAAGCGAAAGGCCCCCGGGTTACCGGAGGCCAGGCGCCGATCGGGAATGCCCAATCCACTTGCTGTAACACTACGCGACGGCCGGCTGTTCCACCACATGCCCTCGTGTCAGGGTGCCTGCCCACCTTACGCCGTACGTCAGACACGGCCCGGATTGATGTGCCGCGGCGCCGCCCGGCCGCCGCCCTTCCACGCGACGTGAGGGCGGGAGTCTTCGACGCGACGGCGGGAGTCGAACCCGCTGCACCATCAGGTATGAGCTGTGGCCCGGGACCACCCGGATCGCCGCGATGCACCGACGCTACCTCG
This window encodes:
- a CDS encoding isochorismate synthase; its protein translation is MTSPRLIARTREIDPVEDLLAHTSPRHPLAWLRRGDGIVSASNGTAAAIRVPAGTDRPRSRALAEAWRDLAGSAEIDDEVRLPGTGLVAFGALTFDEDSAADSILLVPSTIIGRHRGRTWLTRIRPADEATDAGAPAAPRPYGPHWAGRVGPGALTPQGYQDAVRRALVEIAAGEYSKVVLARDLTGTVPSDADLRRLVRALATGYPDTWTFAVDGLIGASPETLVTVQDRTVTARVLAGTAARGADADGDTEASAALASSVKDLDEHEYAVQSVLAALRPHTRALAASDQPFTLKLPNLFHLATDVEGELSDGASALDLVGALHPTAAVAGTPTDAALAAIRRLEPFDRGRYAGPVGWVDAAGNGEWAIALRCAQFGDAAASAGAGPETLPVTAYAGAGIVAGSDPEAELLETRVKFRPLVDALA
- the ubiE gene encoding bifunctional demethylmenaquinone methyltransferase/2-methoxy-6-polyprenyl-1,4-benzoquinol methylase UbiE — encoded protein: MTSREPNRADLGKDPSRVSGMFDQVAPGYDRTNTAMTLGNDALWRAATTRAVAPRRGERILDLAAGTASSSASLARSGAEVVAADFSPGMLAEGRRRHGHLPNLTFVEADAMNLPFADGEFDAVTMSYGLRNVQDPKKALRELYRVTKPGGRMVINEFSTPPGALFRAFFRFYNGQVLPRIARVAGTNGEAYDYLNESIRDWPDQRTLAAWIREAGWIDVAYRNLSFGIVALHRARKPR
- a CDS encoding polyphosphate kinase 2 family protein, with the translated sequence MTTQRWPTGELLRVGDGFRLDDVDPAATPGYDRGKAAGKKDLALRGDVLSELQERLYAASRGGEARDAVLLVLQAMDTAGKGGILRHVMGGVDPQGVALAAFKAPTEDERAHDFLWRVEKRLPEPGMIGVFDRSHYEDVLIVRVRGLADAAEIERRYGAIAEFEQRIAASGTRIVKVMLHISRDEQKARLMERLERPDKHWKYNPGDVDERMRWDDYMAAYQTVFDRTASETAPWYVVPADHKWYARLAVQELLIAALEDIDPQWPAADFDVEAEKKRLAAS
- the rmuC gene encoding DNA recombination protein RmuC yields the protein MDIVLVVIAIVAAALAGALGFVLGRQRGQASGTAEQAELVAARLQIDGLRRDVEAARAETSGRVEEERRLGAQRVAEARELAEAALAEVRRDAAQRMQDERAAHERRLAEVRAEAEKDVLEERRRAEQRIEELRADTKRLADEFEALSKRALDANAKTFLAQAEERLKRSQSEGAAELRRRQEAVEKLIEPIQKTLDTVKSEMTSAEKARAEANAALTEQLQFMRQSSEALGSETRNLVNALRAPQVRGRWGELQLRRVVEAAGMLNHVDFAEQEHHRTDEGALRPDLVIHLAGDKRVVVDSKVAFNGYLEAMEATDETVRMQRLQAHARHLKKHIDDLGTKEYWDAVAGSPEFVVMFVPAEPFLTAALDQDATLYEYAFERNVVIATPSTLVALLRTVGHAWRQEQLAQEAHQIFTVGKELHKRLGTLGQHLATLGKRLNSTVEAYNRFAGSLDRNVVTQARRFSALQGLEDVLTETDPIETLAIAPQKADLYLTEGREKLTAETEGLATETESLEAPVRYASADIKEITERLR
- the menD gene encoding 2-succinyl-5-enolpyruvyl-6-hydroxy-3-cyclohexene-1-carboxylic-acid synthase: MTDSPASAEAVALLAELVAHGVRDVVIAPGSRSQALALAATALSRAGALRVHVRVDERVAGFTALGIARETRVPVAVMCTSGTAAGNLLPAAMEAFHAGVPLLLLTADRPPELRGVGANQATVQPGLFASFVRWGHDAPVPGDGSWRGLGARAVAAAVGNEGQGIAGVAGPVHLNLPCREPLSGPVEVSVASGEAPRRPEPAPTTLERGPRTVVIAGADAGPDAEAIAFAGGWPLIAEIVSGARFGRLLVHGYRMLLRDEQLGGRIERAVVLGHPTLSREVAALLARRDVDVVAVRSGGEALNLNGRTTAVQAVTVAPGETDREWLGAWMAASAAASVDLSPPAPDQEGLSSEDRAARLDAVRAELDVVRRPLDRELVADAVWRATWPHDRLVFGSSRLVRVADQVLGGKKVPVHANRGLAGIDGTIATATGIAVASQAGGAPGVTRVLLGDLAFLHDVGALMLPADEPRPRLQLIVGNDGGGTIFDGLEVAGSAAAEDLDRVFYTPQTVRLEELAAAYGWEYVRVTTRSALDQALTTPTGGTQIIEVPLPR
- a CDS encoding PLD nuclease N-terminal domain-containing protein translates to MARVLIVGGFLAAAFWIFSIVDCAVQPAARHRGVSKGVWVAIVVLIPVLGGILWFALGRRRADGGGSPLIAPDDDPEFLRGLNRTEQDERIRRLEEELARLEDESDGPDPRS
- a CDS encoding DUF3800 domain-containing protein, with the protein product MPEFSDYVVYVDESGDHGLEQINPDYPVFVLAFCIFHVPTYVGQIVPEVQRLKFRYFGHDMVILHEMDIRKARPPFHILRDPGVRAAFMSDLNALLTQSPFIVTASVILKEPYKARRGVANNPYHVALEFGLERVFMELQSRGQRGRVTRVIFESRGRKEDDELELEFRRLMARTQMQGMAQSLDFLCVSKQSNSSGLQVADMVARPVGLHVLRPDQPNRAWDIIEPKLRRSASGSINGYGLKIHS